In Pseudomonas sp. GCEP-101, one DNA window encodes the following:
- the leuS gene encoding leucine--tRNA ligase, translating to MHEQYQPLEIESQAQKFWNEHNSFRVDEVAGKEKFYCLSMFPYPSGKLHMGHVRNYTIGDVISRYHRMQGKNVLQPMGWDAFGMPAENAAMKNNVAPAAWTYDNIAYMKSQLNSLGLAIDWSREVTTCKPDYYRWEQWLFTRLFEKGVIYRKNGTVNWDPVDQTVLANEQVIDGRGWRSGALIEKREIPMYYFKITAYADELLSSLDDLPGWPEQVKTMQRNWIGKSRGMEIAFPYDQASIGEAGQLKVFTTRPDTLMGATYVAVAAEHPLATLAAERDPSLQAFIDECKRGGVAEADIATQEKKGVATSLFVEHPLTGDKLPVWIANYVLMTYGEGAVMAVPGHDERDFEFANKYALPIQQVIAQVGADNDFEPTTWKEWYGLKDDSVITVNSGKYDGLGYQAAFDAIGANLAAKGLGQQRTQFRLRDWGISRQRYWGCPIPIIHCDACGDVPVPADQLPVVLPEDVVPDGAGSPLAKLPSFYECSCPKCGQPAKRETDTMDTFVESSWYFARYACPQFEDGMLDKKAANYWLPVDQYIGGIEHAILHLLYARFFHKLMRDEGLIDSDEPFKNLLTQGMVVAETYYRTNPNGSKDWFNPADVEVERDAKAKVIGARLKTDGLPVEIGGTEKMSKSKNNGVDPQAMIDAYGADTCRLFMMFASPPDMSLEWSDSGVEGASRFLRRVWRLAQSHVNAGPAGSVDKSALDDAQKAIHRAIHLAIRQASQDVGQHHKFNTAIAAVMTLMNVLEKAPAESATDRALLQEGLETVTLLLAPITPHICHVIWQELGKDGAVIDASWPQVDEAALVQDSLQLVVQVNGKLRGHIEMPASASREDVEAAARANENVLRFTDGLTIRKVIVVPGKLVNIVAN from the coding sequence ATGCACGAGCAATATCAGCCCCTCGAGATCGAATCCCAGGCCCAGAAATTCTGGAACGAACACAACTCCTTCCGCGTCGACGAAGTCGCCGGCAAGGAGAAGTTCTACTGCCTGTCGATGTTCCCGTATCCGAGCGGCAAGCTACACATGGGGCACGTGCGCAACTACACCATCGGTGACGTGATCAGCCGCTACCACCGCATGCAGGGCAAGAACGTCCTGCAGCCGATGGGCTGGGATGCGTTCGGCATGCCGGCGGAAAACGCCGCGATGAAGAACAACGTCGCACCGGCGGCCTGGACCTACGACAACATCGCCTACATGAAGTCCCAGCTCAACAGCCTGGGCCTGGCGATCGACTGGTCCCGCGAGGTCACCACCTGCAAGCCGGACTACTACCGCTGGGAGCAGTGGCTGTTCACCCGCCTGTTCGAAAAGGGCGTGATCTACCGCAAGAACGGCACCGTGAACTGGGACCCGGTGGACCAGACCGTACTGGCCAACGAGCAGGTCATCGACGGCCGCGGCTGGCGCTCGGGCGCGCTGATCGAGAAGCGCGAAATCCCGATGTACTACTTCAAGATCACCGCCTACGCCGACGAGCTGCTGTCCAGCCTCGACGACCTGCCGGGCTGGCCGGAACAGGTCAAGACCATGCAGCGCAACTGGATCGGCAAGTCCCGCGGCATGGAGATCGCCTTCCCCTATGACCAGGCTTCCATCGGCGAAGCGGGCCAGCTGAAGGTCTTCACCACCCGTCCGGACACCCTGATGGGCGCCACCTACGTCGCCGTGGCCGCGGAGCACCCGCTGGCCACCCTGGCCGCCGAGCGCGATCCGTCGCTGCAGGCGTTCATCGACGAGTGCAAGCGCGGCGGCGTCGCCGAAGCCGACATCGCCACCCAGGAGAAGAAAGGCGTCGCCACTTCCCTGTTCGTGGAGCACCCGCTGACCGGCGACAAGCTGCCGGTGTGGATCGCCAACTACGTCCTGATGACCTACGGCGAAGGCGCCGTGATGGCCGTTCCGGGCCACGACGAGCGCGACTTCGAGTTCGCCAACAAGTACGCCCTGCCGATCCAGCAGGTGATTGCCCAGGTCGGCGCCGACAACGACTTCGAGCCGACCACCTGGAAAGAGTGGTACGGCCTGAAGGACGACAGCGTCATCACCGTCAACTCCGGCAAGTACGATGGCCTGGGCTACCAGGCAGCCTTCGACGCCATCGGCGCCAACCTCGCCGCCAAGGGCCTGGGCCAGCAGCGCACCCAGTTCCGCCTGCGCGACTGGGGCATCAGCCGCCAGCGCTACTGGGGCTGCCCGATCCCGATCATCCACTGCGACGCCTGTGGCGACGTGCCGGTCCCGGCCGACCAGCTGCCGGTGGTCCTGCCCGAGGACGTGGTGCCGGACGGTGCCGGTTCGCCCCTGGCCAAGCTGCCGTCGTTCTACGAGTGCAGCTGCCCGAAATGCGGCCAGCCGGCCAAGCGCGAAACCGACACCATGGACACCTTCGTGGAGTCCTCCTGGTACTTCGCCCGCTACGCCTGCCCGCAGTTCGAAGACGGCATGCTGGACAAGAAGGCCGCCAACTACTGGCTGCCGGTTGACCAGTACATCGGCGGCATCGAGCACGCCATCCTCCACCTGCTCTACGCGCGCTTCTTCCACAAGCTGATGCGCGACGAAGGCCTGATCGACTCCGACGAGCCGTTCAAGAACCTGCTGACTCAGGGCATGGTGGTCGCCGAGACCTACTACCGCACCAACCCGAACGGCAGCAAGGACTGGTTCAACCCGGCCGACGTCGAAGTCGAGCGCGATGCCAAGGCCAAGGTCATCGGCGCGCGCCTGAAGACCGACGGCCTGCCGGTGGAAATCGGCGGCACCGAGAAGATGTCCAAGTCCAAGAACAACGGCGTGGACCCGCAGGCCATGATCGATGCCTACGGCGCCGACACCTGCCGCCTGTTCATGATGTTCGCCTCGCCGCCGGACATGAGCCTCGAGTGGTCCGACTCCGGCGTCGAAGGCGCGAGCCGCTTCCTGCGCCGCGTCTGGCGCCTGGCCCAGAGCCACGTCAACGCGGGCCCCGCCGGCAGCGTCGACAAGTCCGCCCTGGACGACGCGCAGAAGGCCATCCACCGCGCCATCCACCTGGCCATTCGCCAGGCCAGCCAGGACGTGGGCCAGCACCACAAGTTCAACACCGCCATCGCCGCCGTGATGACCCTGATGAACGTGCTGGAGAAAGCCCCGGCCGAATCCGCCACCGACCGCGCCCTGCTGCAGGAAGGCCTGGAAACCGTCACCCTGCTGCTCGCTCCGATCACCCCGCACATCTGCCACGTGATCTGGCAGGAGCTGGGCAAGGACGGCGCCGTGATCGACGCCAGCTGGCCGCAGGTCGACGAAGCCGCCCTGGTGCAGGACAGCCTGCAGTTGGTGGTACAGGTCAACGGCAAGCTGCGCGGCCACATCGAAATGCCCGCCAGCGCCAGCCGCGAGGACGTCGAAGCGGCCGCCCGCGCCAACGAGAACGTGCTGCGCTTCACCGACGGCCTGACCATCCGCAAGGTCATCGTGGTGCCGGGCAAGCTCGTCAATATCGTCGCCAACTAA
- a CDS encoding YdcF family protein: MPIRFILKQIFMPPGLLLLLLLLGFLLRRRYPRVSAWCFFSGFFGLLLMSLPVTVEWGARQLEQQAPLRQADWAGLAQRADAIVVLGAGRVRGDRAWQDDQPGLMARERIRYAARLAKASGLPVLTSGGLHYGTPPSEARIMTQSLLDDYGVPVRWEEGRSRTTWENAQFSAQMLREAGIQRVVLVTSAIHMPRSIWSFEKAGLQVVPAPAGYLGTDDEVPLGGWLPEGRAIWQSGQLLNEAIGLVGYRLFYR; encoded by the coding sequence ATGCCTATCCGCTTCATCCTCAAACAGATTTTCATGCCGCCGGGGCTGCTGCTCCTGTTGCTGCTGCTGGGTTTCCTGCTGCGTCGGCGCTACCCGCGCGTGTCGGCATGGTGCTTCTTTTCCGGTTTCTTCGGCCTGCTGCTGATGAGCCTGCCGGTGACGGTGGAGTGGGGCGCGCGCCAGCTGGAGCAGCAGGCACCGCTCAGGCAGGCGGACTGGGCGGGGCTCGCGCAGCGCGCCGACGCCATTGTGGTGCTGGGCGCCGGCCGGGTGCGCGGGGATCGGGCGTGGCAGGACGACCAGCCCGGCCTCATGGCCCGCGAGCGCATTCGCTACGCCGCCCGCCTGGCCAAGGCCAGCGGGCTGCCCGTGCTGACCTCCGGTGGGCTGCATTACGGCACGCCGCCTTCCGAGGCGCGGATCATGACGCAGAGCCTGCTGGACGATTACGGCGTGCCGGTGCGCTGGGAAGAAGGCCGCAGCCGCACGACCTGGGAGAACGCGCAGTTCAGCGCGCAAATGCTGCGCGAGGCAGGGATCCAGCGGGTGGTGCTGGTGACTAGTGCCATCCACATGCCCCGTTCGATCTGGAGTTTCGAGAAGGCCGGCCTGCAGGTGGTGCCGGCGCCGGCGGGCTATCTCGGCACGGATGACGAGGTGCCCCTGGGCGGCTGGCTGCCCGAAGGACGAGCGATCTGGCAGAGCGGGCAGCTGCTCAACGAGGCGATCGGGTTGGTCGGGTATCGGTTGTTCTATCGCTAG
- the lnt gene encoding apolipoprotein N-acyltransferase: MRWITRPGLPGHLLALAAGALTPLTLAPFGYWPLAVLSLALFYLGLRGTTPGSALWRGWWYGFGAFIAGTSWIYFSIHNFGGASGPLAGFLVGGFSAGVAFFFALPAWVWAKFFRRNNAPVSDALAFAALWVVLELFRSWFLTGFPWLYAGYSQLDGPLAGLAPLGGVWLVSFAIALTGALIINIPALTQRPSRLVTGLILLIAPWAAGLGYKGHAWTTPAGAPLKVAALQGNIAQEMKWDPKAITHQLELYRDLTAEQNGVDLIVWPETAVPVLKDQATGYLEMINGVATAKKAALITGVPVREKTAEGIRYYNGITVLGEGSGNYLKQKLVPFGEYVPLQDLLRGLIAFFDLPMSDFARGPADQPLLKAKGYAVAPYICYEVVYPEFAAELAAQSQLLLTISNDAWFGTSIGPLQHLQMAQMRALEAGRWMVRGTNNGVTALIDPFGKLAVQIPQFQQGVLRGEVVPMQGLTPYLQWRVWPLAILSAVLLVWALVRRRTHPEERRLFG; encoded by the coding sequence ATGCGCTGGATCACCCGCCCCGGCCTGCCAGGCCATCTGCTCGCCCTGGCCGCTGGCGCGCTCACCCCGCTGACCCTGGCTCCGTTCGGCTACTGGCCGCTGGCGGTGTTGTCACTGGCCCTGTTCTACCTCGGCCTGCGCGGCACCACGCCCGGCTCGGCGCTCTGGCGCGGCTGGTGGTACGGCTTCGGCGCTTTCATCGCCGGCACCAGCTGGATCTACTTCAGCATCCACAACTTCGGTGGCGCCTCCGGCCCCCTGGCCGGCTTCCTGGTGGGCGGTTTCAGCGCCGGCGTCGCCTTCTTCTTCGCCTTGCCCGCCTGGGTCTGGGCAAAGTTCTTCCGCCGCAACAACGCGCCGGTCAGCGATGCGCTGGCCTTCGCCGCGCTGTGGGTGGTGCTGGAGCTGTTCCGCAGCTGGTTCCTCACCGGCTTCCCCTGGCTCTACGCGGGCTACAGCCAGCTGGACGGCCCGCTCGCCGGCCTCGCCCCGCTGGGCGGCGTATGGCTGGTGTCCTTCGCCATCGCCCTGACCGGCGCGCTGATCATCAATATCCCGGCCCTGACCCAACGCCCCTCGCGCCTGGTCACCGGGCTGATCCTGCTGATCGCGCCCTGGGCCGCTGGCCTGGGCTACAAGGGCCACGCCTGGACTACCCCGGCCGGCGCGCCGCTGAAGGTCGCCGCCCTGCAAGGCAACATCGCCCAGGAAATGAAATGGGACCCGAAGGCCATCACCCACCAGCTGGAGCTGTACCGCGACCTGACCGCCGAGCAGAACGGCGTGGACCTGATCGTCTGGCCGGAAACCGCCGTGCCGGTGCTCAAGGACCAGGCCACCGGCTACCTGGAGATGATCAACGGCGTCGCCACCGCCAAGAAAGCCGCGCTGATCACCGGCGTGCCGGTGCGCGAGAAGACCGCCGAGGGCATTCGCTACTACAACGGCATCACCGTGCTCGGCGAAGGCAGCGGCAACTACCTGAAGCAGAAGCTGGTGCCCTTCGGTGAATACGTCCCGCTGCAGGACCTGCTGCGCGGCCTGATCGCCTTCTTCGACCTGCCCATGTCCGACTTCGCCCGCGGTCCGGCCGACCAGCCACTGCTCAAGGCCAAGGGTTACGCCGTGGCGCCGTACATCTGCTACGAAGTGGTCTATCCGGAGTTCGCGGCCGAACTGGCGGCGCAAAGCCAGCTGCTGCTGACTATCAGCAACGACGCCTGGTTCGGCACCTCCATCGGCCCGCTGCAGCACCTGCAGATGGCGCAGATGCGCGCCCTGGAAGCCGGGCGCTGGATGGTGCGCGGCACCAACAACGGCGTGACCGCGCTGATCGACCCGTTCGGCAAGCTGGCGGTGCAGATTCCGCAGTTCCAGCAAGGCGTGCTGCGCGGCGAAGTCGTGCCGATGCAGGGCCTGACGCCCTACCTGCAATGGCGCGTCTGGCCGCTGGCGATCCTCAGCGCGGTGCTGCTGGTGTGGGCGCTGGTGCGCCGCCGCACCCACCCCGAAGAACGCCGGCTGTTCGGCTGA
- a CDS encoding HlyC/CorC family transporter, with translation MSEDRSSNGHKSWLDKITQAFAHEPRNRQELLELLREAHDNKLLDSEALSIVEGAIQVADLQVRDIMIPRSQMISIKSTQKPADFLPAIIEAAHSRYPVIGESLDDIMGVLLAKDLLPLILHDQNHAFNIKDLLRPATFVPESKRLNVLLREFRANRNHMAIVIDEYGGVAGLVTIEDVLEQIVGDIEDEHDVEEDSYIKPLPSGDFIVKALTPVEAFNDFFGAEFSDEEFDTVGGVVMSAFGHLPKRNETTELGGFRFRVLNADSRRLHLLRLTPLQD, from the coding sequence ATGAGCGAAGACCGATCGAGCAATGGGCACAAGTCATGGTTGGACAAGATCACCCAGGCTTTTGCCCATGAGCCGAGAAACCGCCAGGAGCTGCTTGAGCTGCTGCGCGAAGCCCACGACAACAAGCTGCTGGACAGCGAAGCGCTGTCCATCGTCGAAGGTGCGATCCAGGTGGCGGACCTCCAGGTTCGCGACATCATGATCCCGCGCTCGCAGATGATCTCCATCAAGTCGACGCAGAAACCTGCCGACTTCCTCCCCGCCATCATCGAAGCGGCGCACTCGCGATACCCGGTGATCGGCGAGAGCCTGGACGACATCATGGGCGTGCTGCTGGCCAAGGACCTGCTGCCGCTGATCCTTCACGACCAGAACCATGCCTTCAACATCAAGGACCTGCTGCGCCCGGCCACCTTCGTGCCCGAGTCCAAGCGCCTGAACGTGCTGCTGCGCGAGTTCCGCGCCAACCGCAACCACATGGCCATCGTCATCGACGAATACGGCGGCGTGGCCGGGCTGGTGACCATCGAGGACGTGCTGGAGCAGATCGTCGGCGACATCGAGGATGAGCACGACGTCGAGGAAGACAGCTACATCAAGCCGCTGCCCAGCGGTGACTTCATCGTCAAGGCACTGACCCCGGTGGAAGCCTTCAACGATTTCTTCGGTGCGGAATTCTCCGACGAGGAATTCGACACCGTCGGCGGCGTGGTGATGAGCGCCTTCGGCCACCTGCCCAAGCGCAACGAAACCACCGAACTGGGCGGTTTCCGTTTCCGCGTGCTGAACGCGGACAGCCGCCGGCTGCACCTGCTGCGCCTCACCCCGCTGCAGGACTGA
- the ybeY gene encoding rRNA maturation RNase YbeY produces MLELDLQVASQTPGLPSEAQFRHWCELALRQRQNDSELTIRLVDEAEGRELNKTWRHKDYATNVLSFPADVPDELLDIPLLGDLVICAPVVTREAAEQGKSAEAHWAHLVIHGCLHLLGYDHIDDAEAEEMEGLERELLAELGHPDPYAADEE; encoded by the coding sequence ATGCTTGAACTGGACCTGCAGGTCGCCTCGCAAACGCCTGGCCTGCCGAGCGAGGCGCAGTTCCGTCACTGGTGCGAACTGGCCCTGCGCCAGCGCCAGAACGATTCTGAACTCACCATCCGCCTGGTGGACGAAGCCGAAGGGCGCGAACTGAACAAGACCTGGCGACACAAGGACTACGCCACCAACGTACTGTCCTTCCCCGCCGACGTTCCCGATGAGCTGCTGGACATCCCGCTGCTCGGCGACCTGGTGATCTGCGCCCCCGTGGTCACCCGCGAGGCCGCCGAACAGGGCAAGTCCGCCGAGGCCCACTGGGCCCACCTGGTCATCCACGGCTGTCTCCACCTGCTCGGCTACGATCACATCGACGATGCCGAAGCCGAGGAAATGGAAGGCCTGGAACGGGAATTGCTGGCCGAACTGGGTCACCCCGACCCGTACGCGGCCGATGAAGAATAA
- a CDS encoding PhoH family protein, producing the protein MNAPLDIHRFMLEPFEARSFANLCGQFDEHLHQIEKRLGIEIRNRGNQFELVGEPERTQAAENLLQRLYREVQNGTELTPDMVHLFLQESGLEDLASEPAAPLVTLKTRKAHIRPRGANQQRYVKAILDHDINFGIGPAGTGKTYLAVACAVDALEREQIRRILLVRPAVEAGEKLGFLPGDLSQKIDPYLRPLYDALYEMLGFETVAKLIERQVIEVAPLAYMRGRTLNNSFIILDESQNTTMEQMKMFLTRIGFGSTAVITGDVTQVDLPKGTRSGLKHVMEVLRDVPGISFTHFKSKDVVRHPLVQRIVDAYDAYENRLTGVEGQGNKHA; encoded by the coding sequence TTGAACGCCCCCCTGGATATCCATCGTTTCATGCTCGAGCCCTTCGAGGCCCGCAGCTTCGCCAACCTGTGCGGCCAGTTCGACGAACACCTGCACCAGATCGAGAAGCGCCTCGGCATCGAGATCCGCAACCGCGGCAACCAGTTCGAACTGGTCGGTGAGCCCGAGCGCACCCAAGCGGCCGAGAACCTCCTGCAGCGCCTCTACCGTGAAGTGCAGAACGGCACCGAGCTGACGCCCGACATGGTCCACCTGTTCCTGCAGGAATCCGGCCTGGAAGACCTGGCCAGCGAGCCGGCCGCCCCGCTGGTGACGCTCAAGACGCGCAAGGCGCACATCCGCCCGCGCGGCGCCAACCAGCAGCGCTACGTCAAGGCGATCCTCGACCACGACATCAACTTCGGCATCGGCCCGGCCGGCACCGGCAAGACCTATCTCGCCGTGGCCTGCGCCGTGGACGCCCTGGAACGCGAGCAGATCCGCCGCATCCTGTTGGTACGCCCGGCGGTGGAAGCCGGCGAGAAACTCGGCTTCCTGCCCGGCGACCTGTCGCAGAAGATCGACCCCTACCTGCGCCCGCTGTACGACGCCCTGTACGAGATGCTCGGCTTCGAGACCGTGGCCAAGCTGATCGAACGCCAGGTGATCGAGGTCGCGCCGCTGGCCTACATGCGCGGCCGCACGCTGAACAACAGCTTCATCATCCTCGACGAAAGCCAGAACACCACGATGGAACAGATGAAGATGTTCCTCACCCGCATCGGCTTCGGCTCCACCGCGGTGATCACCGGCGACGTCACCCAGGTCGACCTGCCCAAAGGCACGCGCTCGGGTCTCAAGCACGTGATGGAAGTGCTGCGCGACGTTCCCGGCATCAGCTTCACCCACTTCAAGTCCAAGGACGTGGTGCGCCACCCGCTGGTGCAGCGCATCGTCGATGCCTACGACGCCTACGAGAATCGCCTGACCGGCGTGGAAGGCCAGGGCAACAAACATGCTTGA
- the miaB gene encoding tRNA (N6-isopentenyl adenosine(37)-C2)-methylthiotransferase MiaB translates to MAKKLFIQTHGCQMNEYDSSRMADLLGEHQALEITEKAEEADVILLNTCSIREKAQEKVFSELGAWRVLKQQNPDLVIGVGGCVASQEGAAIRERAPYVDVVFGPQTLHRLPEMIDAARATRKPQVDVSFPEIEKFDRLPEPRVDGPTAFVSVMEGCSKYCTFCVVPYTRGEEVSRPFDDVLAEVIHLAENGVKEVTLLGQNVNGYRGHTHDGRLADFAELIRVVAEVDGIERIRYTTSHPLEFSDSLIAAHAEVPQLVKFVHLPVQAGSDRILAAMKRNHTALEYKSRIRKLKAAVPDICISSDFIVGFPGETEKDFEQTMKLVEDVGFDFSFSFIYSSRPGTPAADLVDDTPDEVKKQRLLILNSRLNQQGFEISRRMVGSIQRILVTDYAKRDPGQLQGRTENNRVVNFRCDNPRLIGQFVDVEIYEALPNSLRATLVDTRH, encoded by the coding sequence ATGGCCAAGAAGCTTTTCATCCAGACCCACGGTTGCCAGATGAACGAGTACGACAGCTCGCGCATGGCCGATCTGCTGGGTGAACACCAGGCCCTGGAGATCACCGAGAAGGCCGAAGAAGCCGACGTCATCCTGCTCAATACCTGCTCGATCCGCGAGAAAGCCCAGGAGAAGGTGTTCTCCGAGCTGGGCGCCTGGCGCGTGCTCAAGCAGCAGAACCCGGACTTGGTGATCGGTGTCGGCGGCTGCGTGGCCAGCCAGGAAGGCGCGGCGATCCGCGAGCGCGCGCCCTACGTCGACGTGGTGTTCGGCCCGCAGACCCTGCACCGCCTGCCGGAGATGATCGACGCCGCCCGCGCCACCCGCAAACCGCAGGTGGACGTGTCCTTCCCGGAAATCGAAAAGTTCGACCGCCTGCCCGAGCCCCGCGTCGACGGCCCCACCGCCTTCGTCTCGGTGATGGAAGGCTGCAGCAAGTACTGCACCTTCTGCGTGGTGCCCTATACCCGTGGCGAGGAAGTCAGCCGCCCGTTCGACGACGTGCTGGCCGAGGTGATCCACCTGGCCGAGAACGGCGTCAAGGAAGTCACCCTGCTGGGCCAGAACGTCAACGGCTACCGTGGCCATACCCACGACGGCCGCCTCGCCGACTTCGCCGAGCTGATCCGCGTGGTCGCCGAGGTCGATGGTATCGAGCGCATCCGCTACACCACCTCGCACCCGCTGGAATTCTCCGATTCGCTGATCGCCGCCCACGCCGAAGTGCCGCAGTTGGTGAAGTTCGTCCACCTGCCGGTGCAGGCCGGTTCCGACCGCATCCTGGCCGCGATGAAGCGCAACCACACCGCGCTGGAATACAAGTCGCGCATCCGCAAGCTGAAGGCCGCCGTGCCGGACATCTGCATCAGTTCGGACTTCATCGTCGGCTTCCCCGGCGAGACCGAGAAGGACTTCGAACAGACCATGAAGCTGGTGGAAGACGTCGGTTTCGACTTCTCCTTCTCCTTCATCTACAGCTCGCGCCCGGGCACCCCGGCCGCCGACCTGGTCGACGACACCCCGGACGAGGTGAAGAAGCAGCGCCTGCTGATCCTCAACAGCCGCCTGAACCAGCAGGGCTTCGAGATCAGCCGACGGATGGTCGGCAGCATCCAGCGCATCCTCGTCACCGATTACGCCAAGCGCGACCCCGGTCAGTTGCAGGGGCGCACCGAGAACAACCGCGTGGTCAACTTCCGCTGCGACAACCCGCGCCTGATCGGCCAGTTCGTCGACGTGGAAATCTACGAGGCGCTGCCCAATTCCCTGCGCGCGACCCTGGTGGACACACGTCACTGA
- a CDS encoding DUF1820 family protein produces the protein MSKRENPIYKVVFLNQGQVYEMYAKQIYQSDLWGFLEIEEFVFGERTQVVVDPSEEKLKAQFDGVIRSFVPLHSIIRIDEVERLGTAKISEAKPSGNVMPFPMPMPSKD, from the coding sequence ATGAGCAAGCGCGAGAACCCGATCTACAAGGTGGTCTTCCTCAACCAGGGCCAGGTGTACGAGATGTACGCCAAACAGATCTACCAGAGCGATCTGTGGGGCTTCCTGGAGATCGAGGAGTTCGTCTTCGGCGAGCGCACCCAGGTGGTGGTGGACCCCAGCGAGGAGAAGCTCAAGGCGCAATTCGACGGCGTCATCCGCAGCTTCGTGCCGCTGCACTCGATCATCCGCATCGACGAGGTGGAGCGCCTGGGCACCGCCAAGATCAGCGAGGCAAAGCCCAGCGGCAACGTGATGCCGTTCCCCATGCCGATGCCGAGCAAGGACTGA
- a CDS encoding tetratricopeptide repeat protein has translation MYRSGRTLLGCLLLALPLFTQAGGNSLLIPATGRCTLNTVPEQLQQALASCQQAANAGDAQAQFELGEFFYTGERAPRDFQAALHWYEKASLQGHADAQLRLGTMFFRGEGVKANNVQAYIVLKMAAVNGAEDAMDSADLVAEQMNKDELDIATKVLGQIFRNYLIELQTAGNSPFSPLP, from the coding sequence ATGTACCGTTCCGGTCGCACCCTGCTGGGTTGCCTGTTGCTCGCACTGCCCCTGTTCACTCAGGCGGGCGGCAACTCGCTGCTGATTCCAGCCACCGGACGCTGCACCTTGAATACCGTGCCCGAACAGCTGCAACAGGCCCTGGCCAGTTGCCAGCAGGCCGCCAATGCCGGCGACGCCCAGGCACAGTTCGAACTGGGGGAATTCTTCTACACCGGCGAACGCGCCCCGCGCGACTTCCAGGCAGCCCTGCACTGGTACGAGAAGGCCTCGCTGCAAGGCCACGCCGACGCACAGCTGCGCCTGGGCACCATGTTCTTCCGCGGCGAAGGCGTGAAGGCCAATAACGTGCAGGCGTACATCGTGCTGAAGATGGCGGCGGTCAACGGCGCCGAAGACGCCATGGACAGCGCCGACCTGGTCGCCGAGCAGATGAACAAGGACGAGCTGGACATCGCCACCAAGGTCCTCGGGCAAATCTTCCGCAACTACCTGATCGAACTGCAGACCGCCGGCAACTCGCCGTTCTCGCCGCTGCCCTGA
- the hemL gene encoding glutamate-1-semialdehyde 2,1-aminomutase, with amino-acid sequence MSRSETLFANAQKHIPGGVNSPVRAFKSVGGTPLFFKHAEGAYVVDEDDKRYVDYVGSWGPMILGHSHPDVLDAVRKQLDHGLSYGAPTALEVEMADLVCSLVPSMDMVRMVSSGTEATMSAIRLARGYTGRDSIIKFEGCYHGHSDSLLVKAGSGALTFGVPNSPGVPAAFAKHTLTLPYNDIAAVEKTLGEVGKDVACIIVEPVAGNMNCVPPAPGFLEGLRSLCDQHGVVLIFDEVMTGFRVALGGAQAHYGITPDLSTFGKIIGGGMPVGAFGGKRQIMEQISPLGPVYQAGTLSGNPLAMAAGLTTLRLISRPGFHDELNSYTTRMLQGLQDRADAAGVPFVTTQAGAAMFGLYFSGADDIVTFEDVMGSDVERFKRFFHLMLDAGVYLAPSAFEAGFTSIAHGETELKLTLDAAERAFAALK; translated from the coding sequence ATGTCCCGTTCCGAAACGCTTTTCGCCAATGCCCAGAAACACATCCCCGGTGGCGTGAACTCGCCGGTGCGCGCGTTCAAGAGCGTCGGCGGCACCCCGCTGTTCTTCAAGCACGCGGAAGGCGCCTACGTGGTGGACGAGGATGACAAGCGCTACGTCGACTACGTCGGCTCCTGGGGCCCGATGATCCTCGGCCACAGTCACCCGGACGTGCTCGACGCCGTGCGCAAGCAGCTCGACCACGGCCTGTCCTACGGCGCGCCGACCGCGCTGGAAGTGGAAATGGCCGACCTGGTCTGCTCCCTGGTGCCGTCCATGGACATGGTGCGCATGGTCAGCTCCGGCACCGAAGCGACCATGAGCGCCATCCGCCTGGCCCGTGGCTATACCGGCCGCGACAGCATCATCAAGTTCGAAGGCTGCTACCACGGCCACTCCGACAGCCTGCTGGTGAAAGCCGGCTCCGGCGCCCTGACCTTCGGCGTGCCGAATTCCCCGGGCGTGCCGGCGGCCTTCGCCAAGCACACCCTCACCCTGCCTTACAACGACATCGCCGCAGTGGAGAAGACCCTGGGCGAAGTCGGCAAGGACGTGGCCTGCATCATCGTCGAGCCGGTGGCCGGCAACATGAACTGCGTGCCGCCGGCGCCGGGCTTCCTCGAAGGCCTGCGCAGCCTGTGCGACCAGCACGGCGTGGTGCTGATCTTCGACGAAGTGATGACCGGCTTCCGCGTGGCCCTGGGCGGCGCCCAGGCGCACTACGGCATCACCCCGGACCTGTCGACCTTCGGCAAGATCATTGGCGGCGGCATGCCGGTCGGCGCCTTTGGCGGCAAGCGCCAGATCATGGAGCAGATTTCCCCGCTCGGCCCGGTCTACCAGGCCGGCACCCTGTCGGGCAACCCGCTGGCCATGGCCGCCGGTCTGACTACCCTGCGCCTGATCAGCCGCCCCGGCTTCCACGACGAGCTGAACAGCTACACCACCCGCATGCTGCAAGGCCTGCAGGACCGCGCCGACGCCGCGGGTGTGCCCTTCGTGACCACCCAGGCGGGCGCCGCGATGTTCGGCCTGTACTTCAGCGGCGCGGACGACATCGTCACCTTCGAGGACGTGATGGGCAGCGACGTGGAACGCTTCAAGCGCTTCTTCCACCTGATGCTGGACGCTGGCGTCTACCTGGCGCCGAGCGCCTTCGAGGCCGGCTTCACCTCCATCGCCCACGGCGAAACCGAGCTGAAACTGACCCTGGACGCCGCCGAGCGCGCCTTCGCCGCGCTCAAGTAA